In Lachnospiraceae bacterium, one DNA window encodes the following:
- the cysK gene encoding cysteine synthase A: protein MAGIVKGAAGLVGNTPLLEPVNLEKKEGLKARILLKLEYFNPAGSVKDRVGKAMIEDAEARGVLKPGSVIIEPTSGNTGIGLASVAASKGYRVILTMPETMSVERRNILKAYGAEIVLTPGDKGMSGAIAKADELAKEIPDSFIPGQFVNPVNPKIHKETTGPEIWRDAEGQVDFFVAGVGTGGTITGVGTYLKEQNQNVKVVAVEPATSPVLSEGHGGAHKIQGIGAGFVPKVLDTKIYDEVMPIDNEHPFEASKLLAKTEGILTGISSGAALYAAIQLAKRPENEGKTIVALLPDSGDRYYSTPLFTEA, encoded by the coding sequence ATGGCAGGAATTGTTAAGGGAGCAGCAGGATTAGTAGGAAACACACCACTTTTAGAGCCGGTAAATCTGGAGAAAAAAGAAGGATTAAAAGCAAGAATTTTACTGAAGCTGGAATACTTTAACCCGGCAGGAAGTGTAAAAGACCGTGTAGGAAAGGCAATGATCGAAGATGCAGAAGCAAGAGGCGTTTTAAAACCAGGTTCTGTTATTATTGAACCAACTTCCGGAAATACAGGTATCGGACTTGCATCTGTAGCGGCATCCAAGGGCTACCGCGTGATCTTAACCATGCCGGAGACCATGAGCGTAGAGCGCCGCAACATTTTAAAGGCATATGGCGCTGAGATCGTCCTTACACCTGGGGATAAGGGAATGAGCGGAGCTATCGCAAAGGCAGATGAACTGGCAAAAGAGATCCCGGACAGCTTTATCCCAGGCCAGTTTGTAAACCCTGTAAACCCGAAGATCCACAAAGAGACCACAGGTCCTGAGATCTGGAGAGATGCAGAGGGTCAGGTAGACTTCTTCGTAGCAGGTGTAGGTACAGGCGGCACAATTACCGGTGTTGGCACATACTTAAAAGAGCAGAACCAAAATGTAAAGGTAGTAGCAGTAGAGCCTGCAACTTCTCCTGTTCTCTCTGAAGGACATGGCGGTGCACATAAGATCCAGGGAATCGGTGCTGGTTTCGTACCCAAGGTACTGGATACCAAGATCTACGATGAGGTTATGCCCATCGACAATGAGCATCCATTTGAAGCATCCAAGCTTCTTGCAAAGACAGAAGGTATCTTAACCGGTATCTCTTCTGGTGCAGCTTTATATGCAGCCATCCAGCTGGCAAAACGTCCTGAAAACGAAGGAAAGACCATTGTAGCTCTTCTTCCAGACAGCGGTGACAGATACTACTCCACTCCATTATTTACTGAGGCATAA
- a CDS encoding GH25 family lysozyme, protein MKQNGNKIRYMKYKGSLKLAAAVLAVSLAFPMAAQAKAWDFENGSYVDASGAPVEGAVAKGITVTKYQNRANKENGIDWGKVAADGVGFAMIRIGYYKDRDPYFERNITEAAAHGIKTGVFFYTQALDAQTAADEAEYVLQVIKDFPVSYPVAYDVESNYLLEQGLSAAQITENVNAFCKVIVDAGYCPIVYANNDWLTNHLNTADIPYDIWYARYGTVNSYPNRTIWQCTQEGNVDGINDHVTIELSFTDYSSKIPANSWKKIDSRWYYMKDYVKQTGWVQVGDNWYYMDANGAMVSNTEMVIDGRTYRFAANGAMMY, encoded by the coding sequence ATGAAACAGAATGGGAATAAAATCCGGTATATGAAATATAAGGGTTCTCTGAAATTGGCAGCAGCAGTGCTTGCAGTTTCGCTGGCTTTTCCTATGGCAGCCCAGGCAAAAGCATGGGATTTTGAAAATGGCAGTTATGTAGATGCTTCAGGTGCGCCTGTTGAGGGGGCAGTGGCAAAAGGTATTACCGTGACAAAATACCAGAACCGTGCAAATAAGGAAAATGGTATTGATTGGGGAAAAGTGGCTGCAGATGGCGTTGGTTTTGCCATGATCCGCATTGGCTATTATAAAGACAGGGATCCGTATTTTGAACGGAATATAACAGAAGCAGCAGCCCATGGCATAAAAACAGGCGTGTTCTTCTATACGCAGGCGCTGGATGCACAGACGGCAGCAGATGAGGCAGAGTATGTGCTCCAGGTTATTAAGGATTTTCCGGTTTCCTATCCGGTAGCTTATGATGTGGAGTCTAATTACCTGTTGGAACAGGGTTTAAGTGCAGCCCAGATCACGGAAAATGTAAATGCCTTCTGCAAGGTGATCGTAGATGCAGGTTATTGCCCTATTGTGTATGCAAATAATGACTGGCTTACCAATCACTTAAATACAGCAGATATCCCATATGATATCTGGTATGCACGTTATGGCACAGTAAACAGTTATCCAAACCGCACTATCTGGCAGTGCACCCAGGAAGGAAATGTAGATGGGATTAATGATCATGTGACCATTGAACTGTCGTTTACAGACTATAGTTCTAAAATCCCTGCAAATAGCTGGAAGAAGATTGATAGCAGATGGTATTACATGAAAGATTATGTGAAGCAGACCGGCTGGGTACAGGTGGGAGATAACTGGTATTATATGGATGCAAATGGAGCCATGGTCAGCAATACGGAAATGGTCATTGATGGCAGGACTTACCGGTTCGCTGCAAATGGAGCTATGATGTATTGA